The following are encoded together in the Archocentrus centrarchus isolate MPI-CPG fArcCen1 chromosome 23, fArcCen1, whole genome shotgun sequence genome:
- the gnai1 gene encoding guanine nucleotide-binding protein G(i) subunit alpha-1 — translation MGCTLSTEDKAAVERSKMIDRNLRDDGEKAAREVKLLLLGAGESGKSTIVKQMKIIHEAGYSEEECKQYKAVVYSNTIQSIIAIIRAMGRLKIDFGDLARADDARQLFVLAGSAEEGFMTAELAGVIKRLWKDGGVQACFSRSREYQLNDSAAYYLNDLDRISQATYIPTQQDVLRTRVKTTGIVETHFTFKDLHFKMFDVGGQRSERKKWIHCFEGVTAIIFCVALSDYDLVLAEDEEMNRMHESMKLFDSICNNKWFTDTSIILFLNKKDLFEEKIKRSPLTICYPEYAGSNTYEEAAAYIQCQFEDLNKRKDTKEIYTHFTCATDTKNVQFVFDAVTDVIIKNNLKDCGLF, via the exons ATGGGATGCACACTGAGTACCGAGGACAAGGCGGCGGTGGAGCGCAGTAAAATGATCGACAGGAATCTGCGGGACGACGGGGAGAAGGCAGCCAGGGAGGTCAAGCTTCTGCTGCTCG GTGCTGGCGAATCAGGGAAAAGCACAATTGTCAAGCAGATGAA aaTCATCCACGAGGCGGGCTACTCAGAAGAGGAATGTAAGCAGTACAAGGCTGTGGTCTACAGCAACACTATCCAGTCCATAATCGCCATCATCAGAGCCATGGGGCGCCTCAAGATCGACTTTGGTGACCTTGCAAGAGCT GATGATGCACGGCAACTGTTTGTGCTGGCGGGCTCAGCAGAGGAAGGCTTCATGACAGCTGAGCTGGCTGGTGTCATTAAGCGACTCTGGAAGGACGGAGGTGTTCAAGCCTGCTTCAGCCGCTCCCGCGAATATCAGCTCAACGACTCGGCAGCATA CTACTTGAACGATTTGGACAGGATATCCCAGGCCACCTACATCCCAACTCAGCAGGATGTCCTGAGGACCAGAGTCAAAACCACAGGCATTGTTGAGACACATTTCACATTCAAGGACCTGCACTTCAA AATGTTTGATGTAGGCGGTCAGCGGTCTGAGAGGAAAAAGTGGATACATTGCTTTGAGGGTGTGACGGCCATCATCTTCTGCGTGGCTCTCAGTGATTATGACCTAGTGCTGGCCGAGGATGAAGAGATG AACCGAATGCATGAGAGTATGAAGCTGTTTGACAGCATCTGCAACAACAAGTGGTTCACAGACACCTCCATTATCCTCTTCCTAAACAAGAAGGACCTGTTTGAAGAGAAAATCAAGAGGAGTCCTCTTACCATCTGCTACCCCGAATATGCTG GTTCCAACACGTATGAGGAAGCAGCTGCCTACATCCAGTGTCAGTTTGAGGACCTGAACAAGAGGAAGGACACAAAGGAGATTTACACCCACTTCACCTGCGCCACAGATACCAAGAACGTGCAGTTTGTCTTTGACGCTGTTACTGACGTCATTATCAAGAACAACCTGAAAGACTGTGGACTCTTCTGA